Proteins co-encoded in one Fusarium fujikuroi IMI 58289 draft genome, chromosome FFUJ_chr06 genomic window:
- a CDS encoding related to signal recognition particle receptor alpha subunit (SRP receptor alpha-subunit): MLDSFEILTTSGVVVWSRTYTPINPSIINNFIADTFIEEKSGAIALSDSRSAAINTPYKSDQHTLKWTLVKELGVIFVAVYRSLLHLSWVDKLVDNIKTIFVNLYGEQLTKPHTTLVECHAFDEYFDVQLEELDQTSTKVPSTTITAGAVPLEEEIISGNTGDNPPVAPGLTYRGRHLNGPQDALSADESTPALTPNGSRPGTPNNHLLVAKGGPIAKISRRARKAKNQTSAPVSSGDEAPRKKKAVAKKGRKWDADGFADEEDDVQLDYSAKTHATSDSEVEAMGRSSAVDEIDSNTWGSTSKGKFVLKDLGDEVHEILASEAEKAAGAKTQTRSGLLGSGVSAISGLFRNVVGGKTLTKEDLDKAMKGMEEHLLQKNVAREAAVRLCEGVEKELLGVKTGSFESINARIQAAMEASLTKMLTPTSSLDLLREIDAITAPPVTSLRKARPYVMSIVGVNGVGKSTNLSKICFFLLQNKYKVLIAAGDTFRSGAVEQLAVHVRNLKELTAREGGRVELYQKGYGKDAATVAKDAVTHAAHEGYDVVLIDTAGRRHNDQRLMSSLEKFAKFAQPDKILMVGEALVGTDSVAQARNFNAAFGAVRTLDGFIISKCDTVGDMVGTLVSLVHATNVPVLFVGVGQHYSDLRNFSVKWAVEKLLSNH, from the exons ATGTTAGATTCCTTCGAAATATTAACCACCTCGGGCGTGGTCGTTTGGTCACGCACTTATACTCCCATAAAtccttccatcatcaacaacttcatcgCAGACACTTTTATCGAGGAGAAGAGCGGCGCTATTGCCCTCAGCGACTCAAGGTCCGCGGCTATCAACACTCCCTACAAGAGCGATCAACATACTCTCAAATGGACTCTGGTTAAGGAATTGGGCGTTATCTTCGTC GCCGTCTACAGatccctcctccacctctcATGGGTCGACAAGCTCGTTGACAATATCAAGACTATCTTCGTCAACCTCTACGGTGAACAATTGACCAAGCCGCATACTACCCTCGTTGAATGCCACGCCTTCGATGAATACTTCGACGTACAactcgaggagcttgaccaGACTAGTACTAAGGTCCCCTCCACTACCATCACGGCTGGCGCAGTCCCGctagaagaagaaatcaTCTCAGGAAACACTGGCGACAATCCTCCCGTTGCGCCAGGTCTAACATACCGAGGGCGCCACCTCAATGGGCCCCAGGATGCCCTTTCAGCCGACGAGTCAACCCCCGCCTTGACGCCGAACGGATCACGACCCGGAACACCGAATAACCATCTCCTTGTCGCAAAGGGTGGCCCTATCGCAAAGATTTCTCGCCGAGCGCGCAAAGCAAAGAACCAGACTTCAGCTCCGGTGTCTTCTGGCGACGAAGCGCcgcgaaagaagaaggcagtCGCCAAGAAGGGCCGCAAATGGGACGCCGATGGCTTCGccgacgaggaagacgatgtcCAGCTTGACTACTCCGCAAAGACGCATGCGACCAGTGACTCGGAGGTTGAGGCAATGGGGCGATCATCAGCTGTGGATGAAATTGACTCCAACACATGGGGCTCAACATCAAAGGGCAAGTTCGTgctcaaggatcttggtgACGAGGTGCATGAGATCTTAGCTTCAGAAGCAGAGAAAGCAGCGGGAGCAAAGACACAGACCAGATCTGGCCTCTTGGGGTCGGGCGTCAGCGCTATTAGCGGTCTATTCCGCAACGTTGTTGGAGGCAAGACATTGACTAAAGAAGATCTCGACAAGGCTATGAAGGGTATGGAGGAGCACTTGCTTCAGAAGAACGTGGCACGAGAGGCTGCTGTCCGTCTATGCGAAGGTGTTGAGAAGGAACTGCTTGGTGTCAAAACTGGCAGTTTCGAGA GTATTAATGCCAGAATTCAAGCCGCCATGGAGGCCTCGCTCACAAAGATGCTTACCCCGACATCATCCCTCGACCTTCTTCGCGAAATCGACGCTATCACGGCTCCCCCAGTGACATCTCTCCGCAAGGCTCGTCCCTATGTTATGTCAATTGTGGGCGTCAATGGTGTAGGAAAGTCCACCAACCTCTCCAAAAtttgcttcttcctcctccagaaTAAGTACAAGGTTCTGATCGCCGCTGGTGACACTTTCCGCTCCGGCGCTGTTGAGCAACTTGCTGTTCATGTCCGCAACCTCAAGGAGTTGACGGCTCGTGAAGGTGGTCGCGTTGAACTCTACCAGAAAGGATATGGTAAGGATGCTGCTACGGTTGCAAAGGATGCCGTGACCCATGCTGCGCACGAGGGCTACGACGTCGTTCTCATTGACACAGCTGGCAGAAGACATAACGATCAACGTCTTATGTCTTCTCTTGAGAAATTTGCCAAGTTTGCTCAACCTGACAAGATCCTCATGGTTGGCGAG GCTCTTGTAGGTACCGACTCAGTCGCTCAAGCACGCAATTTCAACGCTGCTTTTGGTGCTGTTCGCACacttgatggcttcatcatctccaagtgTGACACTGTTGGCGACATGGTCGGCACTCTTGTTAGTCTTGTTCACGCGACAAACGTCCCTGTACTTTTTGTTGGAGTTGGTCAGCACTATTCAGACCTGCGGAATTTCTCGGTAAAATGGGCGGtagagaagcttctcagtAACCACTGA
- a CDS encoding related to Slh1p interacting factor, translated as MQRATYAQSPPLHHPVPQHVSTVPQLRSPPPPPGSAQSQQGYAANAGGNPYQQQGGTSGNVFGQYGNFMNDPTAQVAAQFGQTAFKHGQEYVEQNFGRYVNVSALKHYFNVSNSYVVNKLFLVLFPWRHKPWSRKQAVGQNGQEGWYLPPREDINSPDMYIPVMALVTYILLSTLIAGLNNQFQPELLGKTATVSLIVVIVEIFFLKLGCYLLSISSQSQLLDLIAYSGYKFVGIIVTIVVAEILNGGKGTGGWVGWLVFVYTYLANSLFLMRSLKYVLLPETSAGSSGPMQTDSRAKRSQRTKFLFIYSYFVQLFFMWLLTRA; from the exons ATGCAGCGAGCGACATACGCGCAGTCGCCTCCCCTTCACCATCCAGTTCCTCAGCATGTGTCGACCGTCCCTCAATTAAGGTcgccgcctcctcctccaggctCCGCGCAATCACAGCAAGGCTACGCTGCTAACGCGGGAGGAAATCCATATCAGCAGCAGGGAGGCACCAGCGGCAACGTCTTTGGCCAGTATGGCAACTTCATGAACGACCCTACAGCGCAGGTGGCGGCGCAGTTTGGACAGACGGCCTTTAAGCATGGACAGGAGTATGTGGAGCAGAAC TTTGGCCGATACGTCAATGTCTCCGCTCTCAAGCATTACTTCAACGTTTCCAACTCATACGTCGTCAATAaactcttcctcgtcctttTCCCCTGGAGGCACAAGCCTTGGTCTCGTAAGCAGGCTGTCGGGCAGAATGGACAAGAGGGCTGGTATCTACCCCCACGAGAAGACATCAACAGTCCCGATATGTATATTCCAG TTATGGCACTTGTGACATACATTCTCCTGTCGACACTGATCGCTGGCCTCAACAACCAATTCCAAccagagcttcttggaaaGACGGCTACAGTTAGTCTAATTGTTGTCATCGTTGAGATCTTCTTCCTGAAGCTGGGATGCTACCTCCTGAGCATCTCTAGCCAATCCCAACTCCTTGACTTGATTGCCTATTCTGGGTACAAGTTTGTCGGGATCATTGTCACTATTGTCGTTGCCGAGATCCTTAACGGCGGCAAGGGTACCGGCGGCTGGGTTGGCTGGTTGGTCTTTGTCTACACCTACCTTGCAAACTCGCTCTTCTTG ATGCGATCACTCAAGTACGTCCTCCTGCCCGAAACATCTGCCGGCTCTAGCGGGCCAATGCAGACGGACTCACGGGCGAAGCGCAGCCAACGCACAAAGTTTCTTTTCATCTACTCCTACTTTGTgcagctcttcttcatgtgGCTTCTCACCAGGGCATAA
- a CDS encoding related to glomerulosclerosis protein Mpv17, whose translation MDYPPVVMATIQSAALGGIANILAQGISAYRAGVNLNDIVIDWIPVFQFLLFNVICTPPNFYWQDFLESTFPAHPDDVPKAEDSKDENKTQPKLSIRNTLIKFFLDQTVGAAVNTLLFSTYTHALRSATQPAPVITSLTKAITYWTSPGTLDFGRVDWTAVWEASKVDFAPLIFAGWKLWPAVSIVNFAAVKTVEGRNLVGALAGVVWGIYMSLVAAQ comes from the exons ATGGACTACCCTCCCGTGGTCATGGCCACCATTCAGAGTGCTGCTTTGGGCGGCATCGCCAATATCTTGGCTCAAGGCATCTCGGCCTACAGAGCTGGGGTAAATCTG AATGATATCGTGATAGACTGGATTCCTGTCTTCCagttcctcctcttcaacgTGATCTGTACACCCCCCAACTTCTACTG GCAAGATTTTCTTGAATCAACATTTCCCGCTCATCCTGATGATGTCCCTAAAGCTGAGGActccaaggatgagaacaagactcAACCCAAGCTTTCTATACGGAACACACTTATCAAGTTCTTTCTCGACCAGACTGTTGGTGCTGCTGTGAACACCCTGCTCTTTAGCACGTACACCCATGCGCTACGTTCAGCTACGCAACCCGCTCCCGTCATCACCAGTCTCACCAAAGCCATCACGTATTGGACTTCGCCAGGCACTCTGGACTTTGGACGTGTTGACTGGACAGCCGTTTGGGAGGCTTCCAAGGTCGATTTTGCTCCCCTTATATTTGCTGGATGGAAGCTTTGGCCCGCTGTCAGCATTGTCAACTTTGCAGCGGTCAAGACTGTTGAGGGACGCAACCTCGTAGGTGCGTTGGCTGGTGTTGTGTGGGGAATTTATATGAGTCTAGTTGCTGCCCAGTAG
- a CDS encoding related to sensory transduction histidine kinase, giving the protein MPPPALQHLGLIDLVASDPRPTFVVALPEQTSSNISHYSADILYRNPALQNSYTLDHSIASIPQDVSHSPFWNWVTSPPSAPTSHTDATGPAPTNTQHSLPYLGVYWTRSIVLGQWVVMSGNETPPSSEPPRKVRIEGKEGETTRRYPQKSPLDNARLPSRKKSESKTPLHYRDESNPGLMVPVSDSEAEPFLDVVQNVDWESTSLGPMSDWPAQLQHTFNQLVSDSRPVALYWGPEYVTIYNEAFSKYCGARHPGLLGRPAPEAWPHLKTRLDEMTASPSKNYSNAEDESKFFIPMADGSHEETYVKSSMVPIVYDKKCLGIQHSLLEMTSRRLWERRMKMLIDLGEALVSTKDAKSYWSRTIEELERWSPTYDVPLAFLYSVADDESEITLSKYDCPKICHLEGSLGVPEGHAIAPQVLSLRETDEGMAFVMRKSLDHRQPILLQTKDDTLPKNLLHGLAWRGFGDPCQAAIVLPIRPTKEENAMGILFLGLNPRRPYDNDYRQFISLLNQKLTSSLASTVLLEEEARRRRNITEQAAYDNAMLKQRLEYQTEQAERSMQTFTAVADFIPVGMCFVDVEGNITFANDAWHRITGCPRGPIVQSALLESVLEEDKQKVIQAYKDVQKVDTVTFEYRIARNGNTADSKSFMSSTSSLSSNGERVLRHILASTKAERAPDGSVIRILTCLTDVTVQKDTAEEAVRRAQEAENLKRLAEFATVGMYDVSMDGRLLSANNLFWELTDLEKVDLTKTDVRPWPECVVNEDLHILQESLDKLVVSGRTETAEFRLRNGLVTEDSNGNSAVAPRWVLATFMPVRSSDGVIQSFTGCLSDVSIQKWQLEQEKLRKEEAIESKRQQENFIDMTSHEMRNPLSAILHCTDAIIASLARVQDISDNSAPLTPTRSGSQGDERSMGERSVEEKKLLEDSIENAETIVTCAQHQKRIVDDILTMSKLDSKLLAVTPCTVDPIEIVNGALKMFEVEARRVDIELTSYVDKSYKDLAYDYLDLDPSRVQQVLINLLTNALKFTKSGTTRHVTVGVKGSLEPPGEAMTVVQFIPRFCDVSEEYDQPALKGRTRPVYLLFEVKDTGQGLTVEEMGSLFNKFVQASAKTHTKYGGSGLGLFISRRLTELQNGAIGVSSQPGVGSTFAFYIEAFVPSEASRNEALAAAAAARLITGADGAEADGKRPCRDIRLQKHQNPGGNVRLDGILVVEDNLINQQITRRGLTDRGYMVDVANHGIEALDKLKRRQGGTPGLGLKAGSSRSGRSNMNPLPIAINLVLMDIEMPIQDGLTCTRTIRELEAEGEIFCASGGRIPIIAVTANARPEQVMEAKQAGCDDVMVKPYRIPELIEKMQVVVRRMGGLSPNSPVR; this is encoded by the coding sequence ATGCCGCCTCCAGCTCTTCAACACCTCGGTCTTATCGACCTTGTCGCTTCTGACCCTCGACCAACATTTGTCGTTGCATTGCCTGAGCAGACATCCTCCAATATATCCCATTACTCGGCCGACATCCTGTATCGAAATCCTGCCTTACAGAACTCTTATACCCTCGACCACTCTATTGCCTCTATCCCTCAAGATGTTTCCCACTCGCCGTTCTGGAATTGGGTCACCAGCCCGCCGTCTGCGCCAACTTCTCACACAGATGCCACAGGTCCTGCACCAACAAATACGCAACACTCACTTCCATATCTTGGTGTTTACTGGACGCGAAGTATAGTTCTGGGTCAATGGGTGGTGATGAGTGGAAATGAAACGCCTCCTTCGTCAGAGCCCCCGCGCAAAGTTCGAATAGAGGGAAAGGAGGGCGAGACAACTAGAAGATATCCCCAAAAATCGCCACTGGACAATGCGCGTTTACCGTCCCGAAAAAAGTCGGAGAGCAAAACTCCACTGCATTATCGCGATGAATCAAACCCAGGGCTCATGGTTCCCGTCTCCGACTCCGAAGCAGAGCCATTTCTTGACGTGGTTCAAAATGTGGATTGGGAGTCGACATCTCTGGGACCCATGTCAGATTGGCCCGCTCAACTTCAGCATACATTCAATCAACTCGTCTCAGATTCGCGACCAGTGGCGCTCTATTGGGGTCCCGAGTATGTCACGATCTACAATGAGGCCTTTTCAAAATACTGTGGCGCTCGACATCCTGGACTTTTAGGACGACCAGCGCCAGAAGCTTGGCCTCATCTCAAGACTAGACTGGATGAAATGACGGCTTCGCCATCGAAGAACTATTCGAATGCTGAGGATGAGTCCAAATTTTTCATCCCCATGGCAGACGGCTCACATGAAGAGACATATGTCAAATCTTCTATGGTCCCCATTGTCTACGACAAGAAATGCCTGGGAATCCAGCACTCGCTACTCGAAATGACCTCAAGACGACTTTGGGAGCGAAGGATGAAAATGCTTATTGATCTCGGTGAGGCCCTTGTCTCTACGAAGGATGCCAAGTCGTACTGGTCCAGGACGATTGAGGAACTAGAACGCTGGAGCCCTACCTACGATGTCCCATTGGCCTTTTTGTACTCCGTGGCAGACGACGAATCCGAGATTACCCTTTCAAAATACGACTGCCCCAAGATTTGTCATCTTGAGGGCTCACTGGGCGTGCCAGAGGGACATGCGATTGCTCCTCAGGTCCTCAGCCTCAGGGAAACAGATGAGGGGATGGCTTTTGTCATGAGGAAGTCGTTGGATCACCGTCAACCAATTCTTTTGCAGACAAAGGACGACACATTGCCAAAAAACCTATTGCACGGTCTAGCATGGCGCGGCTTTGGTGACCCTTGCCAGGCTGCCATCGTGTTGCCTATTCGTCCAACTAAAGAAGAAAACGCTATGGGTATTCTGTTCCTAGGCTTGAATCCTCGACGCCCATACGATAACGATTATCGGCAATTCATATCCTTGTTGAACCAGAAGCTTACGAGCTCCCTTGCTTCCACAGTTCtcttggaagaggaggcccGGCGGCGGCGCAACATTACCGAGCAGGCTGCCTATGATAATGCCATGCTTAAGCAGCGACTAGAATATCAAACCGAACAGGCAGAGAGATCCATGCAAACGTTTACCGCAGTTGCAGACTTTATTCCCGTGGGTATGTGCTTTGTGGATGTCGAAGGTAATATCACGTTTGCCAATGATGCCTGGCATCGTATCACCGGATGTCCAAGAGGACCAATTGTGCAAAGCGCACTTCTCGAGTCAGTGCTTGAGGAAGATAAGCAAAAAGTTATACAAGCATACAAAGACGTCCAGAAAGTCGACACTGTTACTTTCGAATACCGCATCGCCCGAAACGGTAACACAGCGGACTCCAAGAGCTTCATGTCTTCTACAAGTTCTTTATCTTCAAACGGTGAAAGAGTCTTGCGTCATATCCTGGCTTCTACAAAGGCCGAGAGAGCTCCAGATGGCAGTGTCATTCGAATTCTTACTTGCCTGACTGACGTAACGGTACAAAAAGACACGGCCGAGGAGGCGGTCCGGAGGGCacaagaagcagagaatCTAAAGCGTCTCGCCGAGTTTGCCACAGTTGGAATGTACGATGTCAGCATGGATGGAAGACTGCTTAGCGCGAACAATCTTTTCTGGGAACTGACAGACTTAGAAAAGGTTGATCTCACAAAGACCGACGTGAGACCTTGGCCAGAATGTGTTGTGAATGAAGATTTGCATATCCTACAGGAAAGCCTCGATAAGCTAGTCGTATCAGGACGAACTGAAACGGCCGAGTTTCGACTCCGGAACGGCCTGGTGACAGAGGACAGCAACGGCAATTCAGCTGTGGCCCCACGATGGGTGCTTGCTACGTTCATGCCAGTCAGAAGCTCTGACGGCGTGATTCAATCCTTTACCGGCTGCCTGAGCGACGTTTCGATACAGAAATGGCAACTGGAGCAAGAGAAGCTTCGCAAAGAAGAGGCGATCGAGTCGAAGCGTCAGCAGGAAAACTTTATCGACATGACCTCACACGAGATGCGGAATCCATTAAGCGCTATTCTTCACTGTACCGACGCAATTATTGCCTCTCTTGCAAGAGTGCAAGATATCAGTGACAACTCTGCACCTCTTACACCAACACGAAGCGGCTCTCAAGGCGATGAGAGAAGTATGGGTGAAAGATccgttgaggagaagaagctcctgGAGGACAGCATCGAAAATGCCGAGACCATTGTGACGTGCGCTCAACACCAGAAACGCATTGTCGATGACATTCTCACAATGTCTAAACTTGACTCCAAGCTGTTGGCCGTAACGCCCTGCACGGTAGATCCGATCGAGATTGTGAATGGCGCTCTCAAGATGTTTGAAGTGGAGGCTCGGCGTGTAGATATTGAGCTGACCTCTTACGTCGATAAGTCTTACAAGGATCTCGCATATGACTACCTGGACTTGGATCCAAGCAGAGTTCAGCAAGTTTTGATCAATCTCCTCACGAACGCGCTGAAGTTCACCAAGTCTGGCACCACCCGGCATGTCACTGTCGGGGTAAAAGGGTCTCTGGAACCACCTGGAGAGGCCATGACAGTGGTTCAGTTCATCCCTCGATTCTGCGATGTTTCAGAGGAATACGACCAACCCGCGCTTAAGGGACGTACTCGCCCTGTGTATCTCTTGTTCGAGGTAAAGGATACGGGCCAGGGTTTGACGGTGGAAGAGATGGGCAGCCTCTTCAATAAGTTCGTTCAAGCGAGCGCCAAGACGCACACTAAATACGGAGGATCAGGACTTGGGTTGTTCATTTCCCGACGCTTGACAGAACTCCAGAACGGTGCGATTGGTGTCTCCAGTCAACCTGGCGTGGGATCAACGTTCGCGTTCTACATCGAGGCTTTTGTGCCAAGCGAAGCCTCCCGGAATGAAGCACTCGCTGCCGCGGCTGCAGCCAGGTTGATTACTGGTGCTGACGGTGCGGAAGCTGATGGCAAACGACCCTGTCGAGATATTCGCTTGCAGAAGCATCAAAACCCAGGAGGAAATGTTCGGCTTGATGGGATTTTGGTTGTCGAAGACAACCTGATCAACCAGCAAATCACGAGACGCGGGTTGACGGACCGAGGCTACATGGTAGATGTTGCTAATCATGGAATTGAAGCCCTCGACAAGCTGAAACGCAGGCAAGGCGGTACCCCGGGACTTGGCCTCAAGGCAGGCAGTAGCCGCTCGGGGAGGAGTAACATGAACCCGCTACCTATAGCTATCAATCTCGTTCTTATGGATATCGAGATGCCGATCCAGGATGGGTTAACGTGCACGCGAACCATTCGCGAACTAGAAGCGGAGGGGGAAATCTTCTGTGCGTCTGGAGGCCGCATTCCCATCATCGCTGTTACGGCCAATGCACGGCCGGAACAGGTTATGgaagccaagcaagctgGGTGCGACGACGTTATGGTAAAGCCATACAGGATACCGGAGCTCATTGAGAAGATGCAAGTGGTGGTACGGCGGATGGGAGGACTCAGCCCGAACTCCCCAGTGAGATGA
- a CDS encoding dienelactone hydrolase family protein, producing MTTMPASHGHNEACCNIPPVVSKGYEAKGTYKEIGGYKTYVTGPVDAKKAIVVIYDIFGYFDQTLQGADILAFSDAHQKYKVFIPDWFKGSPCPIEIYPPDNDDKKKQLGDFFGTYPPPKVAGQVPDYVKAVKDQDSSIEKFGIIGYCWGGKVVALSVKADSNPFSIAAQIHPAMVDASDAEGLSVPTMLLASKEEPDEEVKKFEDNLKVAKHVETFKDQIHGWMAARADLSDNRVKEEYERGYKTVLEFFGKNF from the exons ATGACGACTATGCCCGCATCTCACGGCCACAACGAGGCCTGCTGCAACATACCTCCTGTTGTCTCCAAGGGATATGAGGCAAAGGGGACTTATAAGGAGATCGGAGGCTACAAGACAT ATGTTACTGGTCCCGTCGACGCTAAGAAGGCCATTGTCGTGATCTACGACATTTTTGGATACTTCGATCAGACTCTTCAGGGAGCTGACATTCTCGCCTTCAGTGATGCTCACCAGAAGTACAAGGTCTTCATCCCTGACTGGTTCAAGGGCAGCCCCTGCCCCATTGAGAT TTACCCTCCCGACAAcgacgacaagaagaagcagcttggAGACTTCTTCGGCACATATCCTCCCCCCAAGGTTGCCGGCCAAGTTCCTGACTATGTAAAGGCTGTCAAGGACCAGGACTCTTCCATCGAGAAGTTCGGAATCATCGGA TATTGCTGGGGTGGCAAGGTCGTTGCTCTCAGCGTCAAGGCAGACTCTAACCCCTTCTCCATTGCCGCCCAGATCCACCCCGCTATGGTAGATGCTTCTGATGCCGAGGGCCTTTCGGTCCCTACCATGCTTCTTGCATCCAAGGAGGAGCCCGAtgaggaggtcaagaagtTTGAGGACAACCTCAAAGTGGCCAAGCACGTAGAGACCTTCAAGGACCAGATCCACGGCTGGATGGCCGCTCGTGCCGATCTCAGTGACAACCGTGTCAAGGAGGAGTATGAAAGGGGTTACAAGACAGTCCTTGAGTTCTTTGGTAAGAACTTCTAA
- a CDS encoding related to null pigmentation protein NpgA, producing the protein MSRAQSSPTVIQWVIDTRPLWPSALKTKDLTSAASRALSLLTEEEQSSVLRYYHVRDAKLALASALLKRYAISRFCHVPWFLAKTTRDARTKPVFVLPSGDEPLIFNVSHQAGLAVLLAVHDPPKGLAVGVDVVCPSERRDRDLSSLEEDGWASFVDIHADVFGAGEVSALKSMNPVPTVQERDRALRYFYALWCLREAYVKMTGDALLASWLKDLEMHNFAPPEDMKEAQEVRLRGKKVEGVDMRLMPLLEEYMVSTAVRNGDNGESVELGEFQSLDLEEILAFGEQASKP; encoded by the exons ATGAGTAGGGCCCAATCCTCACCTACGGTCATCCAATGGGTGATCGACACTCGTCCACTTTGGCCCTCCGCtctcaagaccaaagacctCACATCCGCT GCTTCACGTGCACTCTCACTTCTCACCGAGGAGGAACAATCTTCTGTCCTGAGATACTACCACGTCCGCGATGCCAAGCTCGCTCTCGCTTCGGCTCTTCTTAAGCGCTACGCAATCTCTCGCTTCTGTCACGTCCCCTGGTTCCTGGCCAAGACTACGCGAGATGCCCGTACTAAGCCCGTGTTTGTTTTGCCCAGCGGGGATGAGCCGCTGATCTTTAACGTCTCGCATCAGGCCGGTCTCGCGGTCCTTCTGGCCGTCCATGATCCGCCAAAGGGCCTTGCCGTGGGAGTTGATGTTGTCTGTCCGTCAGAGCGACGAGATCGAGATCTGAGTAGCTTAGAAGAAGATGGGTGGGCGAGTTTCGTCGACATTCATGCCGATGTCTTTGGAGCGGGAGAAGTCTCAGCGCTTAAGAGCATGAACCCTGTTCCTACCGTCCAAGAACGAGATCGTGCATTGCGCTACTTTTATGCGCTATGGTGTCTCCGTGAAGCCTATGTCAAGATGACAGGGGACGCTCTTCTGGCAAGCTGGTTGAAAGACCTAGAGATGCACAACTTTGCCCCGCCAGAAGACATGAAGGAAGCCCAAGAGGTTCGACTGAGaggcaagaaggttgagggcGTGGACATGAGACTGATGCCGCTACTTGAGGAATACATGGTCTCCACAGCTGTAAGAAACGGTGATAATGGGGAGAGTGTCGAGCTCGGAGAGTTTCAAAGTCTTGATCTGGAGGAAATATTGGCATTTGGTGAACAGGCATCCAAACCATGA